In Rhododendron vialii isolate Sample 1 chromosome 9a, ASM3025357v1, the following are encoded in one genomic region:
- the LOC131301771 gene encoding zinc finger BED domain-containing protein RICESLEEPER 2-like: protein MEVGQKIHYMVVTGHFIDGDWKLQKRVLNFCYVPPLHSGVVIADALYKCITGWGIENKVASITVDNASNNDLALKNLQGTFKLLKKKLLFDGKLFHVRCCAHILNLMVQDGLSVIGGVIECVREAVKYLVASEPRLIQFSEIAKQLQLPSKKLILDCPTRWNSAYLMLSAALEFKDVFPRYSERDLSFAYVPSYDEWEKVERVCQFLEIFNDVTNIISGSEYPTSNLFLTEVWRIKEILDKIIEDSDDCIRLMAIRKKLKFDKYWGESNLLMGLGAILDPRYKMVLPRFCFPVIDNDPQKKVS from the coding sequence ATGGAAGTCGGACAAAAGATCCATTATATGGTTGTGACTGGTCATTTTATCGATGGTGATTGGAAGCTCCAAAAGCGTGTACTCAACTTTTGCTATGTGCCACCTCTACATTCTGGGGTAGTAATTGCTGATGCTCTTTACAAGTGTATAACTGGTTGGGGCATCGAAAATAAGGTGGCTAGCATAACAGTGGATAATGCTTCAAACAATGATCTCGCTTTGAAGAATTTGCAAGGGACGTTCAAGTTGTTGAAGAAAAAGTTACTCTTTGACGGTAAGCTTTTTCATGTGCGTTGTTGCGCGCACATACTTAATCTCATGGTGCAAGATGGACTTAGTGTAATTGGGGGAGTTATTGAATGTGTTCGGGAAGCGGTGAAGTACTTAGTTGCATCTGAACCTCGCCTTATTCAATTTAGTGAGATTGCTAAACAGTTGCAATTGCCTTCGAAAAAACTAATATTGGATTGCCCTACTCGATGGAATTCAGCTTATTTGATGTTGTCTGCTGCCTTGGAGTTCAAGGATGTTTTTCCTAGGTACAGTGAAAGGGATTTGAGTTTCGCCTATGTGCCTAGCTATGACGAATGGGAGAAAGTTGAGAGGGTGTGTCaatttttggagatttttaATGATGTCACAAATATTATCTCGGGAAGTGAGTATCCAACTTCTAATTTGTTTCTCACTGAGGTTTGGAGGATAAAAGAAATCTTGGATAAAATTATAGAGGACAGTGACGATTGCATTCGATTGATGGCGATAAGGAAGAAGTTGAAATTCGACAAGTATTGGGGTGAGAGTAATCTATTGATGGGTCTCGGTGCAATATTGGATCCAAGATACAAAATGGTTCTACCTAGGTTTTGTTTTCCTGTGATAGACAATGATCCTCAAAAAAAGGTTTCTTAG